The DNA segment AGGTTGGGGAAACCTACGTCACGCAGAACGCCATATCGCTGAAGGCGGAGTTAAACAAGGGTTCCTTCGGCGGACACGCCGGACATGTCCACTAAGCAAGGAGGATCATCCCATGTTTCAAAAGATCATTGATACATCTCTGCACAACAAGCTGGTGATTGTGCTCCTGACGATGGCCGTCATCGCTGGGGGTTACTGGAGTTATCGGCAGCTTCCCGTTGACGCTTTTCCCGACGTTTCACCTGCACTTGTACAGGTTTTCACTGTGACCAAAGGCCTCGGCCCCGAGGAGGTTGAAAAGTTCGTCACCTTTCCGGTTGAGGCCGCGATGAGCGGTTTGCCAAAAGTCAAAGAAATCCGCTCCGTCTCCAATTTTGGCCTCTCAGTCGTCAGTGTCTATTTTGAGGAAGACACCGACATTTACTTTGCCCGGCAAGTGGTGGGCGAACGCCTGTCGGAAGCGCGAGAGGCCATACCCGAAGGCTTTGGCGAACCGGAGATGGGACCGATTTCCACTGGTCAGGGCCTTGTGCTCTACTACAATCTGATTGATACTACTGGCGAATACAGCCTCGAAGAGCTGCGCACGATTCAGGACTGGATCGTCAAATACAACCTGCAAACGGTGCCTGGCGTGACTGAGGTGCTGGGCATTGGCGGCTTTGTCAAACAGTTCCAGGTCAACATTGATCCCGATGCCTTGCTGCGCTACAACATCTCTCTGAAAGGAGTCATCGAGCGAATCGAGGCCAACAACCAGAACGTCGGCGGACAGTTCATCGAACGTAACGGTGAGATGTTTATTGTCCGCTCCGAGGGACTGGCACAGGACATCCGCGATCTTGAGCGCATTGTCATCACCCATGAGGACGGCACCCCCATCTTTCTCAACGATGTCGCGACGGTGGAGATCGGCGGCGAGATCCGTCAGGGACTGCAAACCCGCAATGGCTCGGAAGAGGTTGTCTCTGGTATGGTCATCAAGCTCTATGGCACCAACTCGTCTACCGTCATTGAAGCGGTAGAGGCCAAGCTCGCTGAGATTGAAGCGGCACTCCCGGAAGGTGTGGTGATCGACCCCTATTACCAACAGAAGACACTCGTTGAATCGTCAGTCAGAACTGTAACGAGTGCGCTTCTGCAGGGCATCGCCTTGGTGGTACTGGTGCTGCTTGTCTTTATCGGAGGTTTCCGTCCCAGCATCGTTGTTTCCCTCGCGATTCCGTTCTCGGTCCTTTTCGCTACGGTTGCGATGTATTACTTCGGAATATCGGCCAATTTGATGTCCCTGGGAGGATTGGCCATCGCGATTGGCATGATGGTCGACGGAACCATCGTGATGGTGGAAAACACAGATCGCCTCTTGCGTTCTTCCGTTTCCGGCGAATCGAAGTCACGCACGATCTCGCGCGCCTGCCTGGAGGTGGCGCAGCCCATCACGTTTGCGATCCTTATCGTGGTTCTCGTATTCATACCACTTTTTACGCTGCAGGGGGTCGAGGGTAAGATGTTCCGGCCTCTGGCCTATACGGTGGCGCTGGCCATGTTTGGCTCGTTGATCTATGCATTGATTGGAGCACCGGTGTTTTCCGCGCTTTTCATGAGAAAGCCCCGTTCGAAAAAAGGTGCAGAAGCATCTTCCCCACGCGAAGTCTGGGTGGTGCGGCAGCTTGTGACCGTCTACCGGCCAATCGTGAGGCTGTTTGTGCATGTTCGCATCCTGGCGATCACGGTGGCGCTCGTCCTTATCGCAGTGGGAGCCTGGATTTTTCCGAAGCTCGGATCCGAGTTTACCCCGCGACTGATGGAAGGGGACATCATTGCCAATCTCTCGATGGCACCCTCTGTTTCTCTCGAAGAAACAAAGCGCAACTCACTGATCGCAGAGACCCGACTGCTTCAGATCCCTGAAATCGAGCAAGCTATTTCGCGCATTGGTCGCGGTGAGGTCGGTGCCCACGCCGACCCTATCAACAGCGTGCACATGATGGTTGTTCTCAAAGACAAATTGCAGTGGCGCGAGGGTTTTGGGCAGGTCGATATTGAAAATGCCATGCGCGAGGTCCTGGCAGGCATGCCAGGAGTGCAAGTCAATATCACCCAGCCCATCCAGTTGAGCGTCGATGAACTCATCGGTGGAACCAAGGCACAACTGGCCGTCAAACTCTTTGGCTCCGACCTGGATGTCCTGAAGGAACAGGGTGACGCAATTGCTGCCATCGTTGGCGATATCGAAGGTGCGGCTGACGTGCAGACGGGTCAGGTTATCGGATCTCCGCAGATCGTGGTGCGGCCCGACCGCGAAGCCATTGCCCGCCACGGCCTGAATCTTGCCGAGGTGCAGGGATTGATCGAAGCGGCTGTGGGAGGAGTCGAAGCAGGGCAGATCTACGAAGGAGTTCAGCGCTATGACATTTATGTCCGGTATCGCGAGGAAGCCCGCGACTCGATTGAAGACCTGCGCCACCTGATCGTGCAAACCCATGAGGGTACGTTGTTGCCGTTGGATGAGCTGGCGACCATTCGGGAGATCGTCGGTCCACGACAGATTGTCCGCGAAAACAACCAGCGCTATTTGGAGATTCAGGCGAATGTCGTGGGCAGGGACATCGGCAGTTTCGTTGAAGAAGCCCAAGCGGCACTCGATTCACAATTGACGCTTCCGCCGGGCTATCTGATTTCCTGGGGCGGCCAATATGAGCTGCAACAAGAAGCCAACCAACGACTCGTTATTGTGATTCCCGTGACGCTCGCATTGATCGCACTGTTGCTCTACATTTCCTTCGGGTCGATTAAGAACACTGTCCTGATATTGCTCAATATTCCATTGGCACTGGTTGGCGGTGTCGTGGGGCTTTGGCTCGCAGGAGAAAATCTATCGGCCCCATCCAGCATCGGGTTTATCGCTCTTTTCGGTATCGCCCTGGGCAATGGCATGGTGTTGCTGACCTACCTGAACCAGTTGATCCGCGAGGGTAAAGCGGTGGATGAAGCGAGCATCGAAGGTGCCTGTCTGCGGGTGCGCCCTGTGCTGATGACAGCGGGCACAACGCTCCTGGGCTTGCTTCCCCTGTTGCTCGCTACCGGAACCGGAAGCGAAGTACAACGTCCCTTGGCGGTCGTTGTCATTGGCGGACTGGTTTCCTCGACCATGCTCACCCTGATTGTCCTGCCCGCTCTCTACAAGTGGTTCGCCATCAACCCAAACCAGGAAGCATAATATGAAAGCACCCAAACCTTCAAAAAATGGAGGTCACCTGGACTCTCCACAAAGTCTGGCGGACAATCGTGTGACAGGCAGCAGGATGCCATATTCCTGTTTCTTGGGTTGGAACTTCCATGCAATCGGGGTGCGAGGTTTGACTTTGGAAACCTTCGGGCGATGGTTTCCAGACCACCGACCCTAAGGGGTTTAAATGAACTCGACTGCCAGTGATGCTTCCCAAGGCCGAAAACTGTTCATTCATTGAACCTTCTGAACTGTCAGATCTGAACGCTGTCATCATCGACGTTCGCACTGTCGAGGCATTTGACGAGGTCAGATTGCCGGGCAGTGTGAATCATTGTGTTTACGAAGTCGTCTTTACCGAAACCCTTTCAAAGGCTTACCCAGAGAAGCATGTTCCCCTCGTGGTGTATGGCGAGGGTCCGCCCTGGCAGGCGGACCTGGCAGCAGTTGGTCGGCTGAATGCTCTCGGTTACACCCGTGTTTTTGTCCTGCGGGGCGGCCTTTCCCGGTGGATTTCTGAAGGTCGTACAACCGAGGGCAGTGGTCCAGCACCTGTGTCGATCCAGGCGGGCCAGTTCAGGCTTGATGCCAAGCGCAGCAAGGTAAGGTGGGTTGGACGCAACCTGACCAATCAGCACGATGGAACCGTTGAGTGTAAGCACGGTTTTATGGAACTGGATGAAGCGGGGACTCCGATTGCCGGAGAAGTGGTCGTTGACCTCACGCGGATGAGTTGCCGGGACATTGAGGACAAGTCACTCGCTGGCGTTCTCATTGCCCATCTTCAAAATGCCGATTTTTTTGACGTTGCGAAGTTTCCGGAAGCCAGCTTTGTGCTGCATTCTTCTGAACGAATGCAAGGTGCGAGTTATGGGAAGCCGAATTTTAGGGTCAGCGGCTCACTCACAGCTCGTGGTCGGTCGATCCCGTTGGTTTTTGATGCGCTCGTGGAATCGACCGGTGATGGGATCGTCTTCCAGGCAAACTTCAATTTTGATCGAGTATCCCTTGGTGCGTGTTACGGTTCAGGCAGATTGTTTGAGCGCCTGGGCATGCACCTGGTGAACGATTTGGTAAGCATGGACATCGGACTTGTCTTTGAGGTTTGATCGGGACATCAGCTGGATGGGATATTAACGCCGTGGAGTGGGACGGGGTGCAGTCACCCTTCGGAATCTGCGCACCTGTTGCCGATCAATGAATGCCTGAGTCGGCAACTCAAAAAGGGTTGCCTGCCACTTCAGGAGTCTGGGTTGTTCCTGTTGCTGCGGGAAGAGGGCATTTCCGATGATCGTAGAAACTTAAGGTTGCTTTTTTCATTTAAACTGCCTTTTGTGAATCCTTTTCGCCCTAATTTAACCAGTTCTGAAATGGAAGCGTTATTACTGAAAGTCAATGAAAGGACAGCGGTCGGAACCAGCGCTGCGAAGAAGATTCGCAGTGAAGGAAAGATCCCTGTAAATTTGTATGGTCCCTCCGGCAATCGTGAGCTGACTGTGGATGCGTCCGAATTCCGGGTGTTTTACAAGCAGGTGAAGGACCAGTCAGCGCTGTTCGAAATTGAGGATACGAGCGGCAAGCAAACGCGCTGTCTGATTGAGGATGTGCAGGTGGATGCGATGTCTCGCAAGGTCATCCATGTGGATTTGCGTGAAATTGCCAAGGGCGTGGAATTGCATGCACACGTTCCGGTGCACGTGAAGGGAACTGCTTTTGGAGTCAAGAATCAGGGTGGAGTGATCGAAGTGGTTGCTCACGAACTCGAAGTGCGCTGTCTTCCTCGCAATCTTCCAAAGGAATTGCTGGTCGATGTCAGCGAATTGAAGGTTCACGACTCTTTGCACGTCCGCGATCTTGTGGCACCCGAAGGCGTTGTCATCCTGAATCCGGGAGACGAGGTGGTTGTATCCTGCGCGACGTCCGCCAAAATGGAAACGACGACGGCGGAGGAAGAAGAGGAATCCGAGGAGGACTGAGGTCTTCGTTGAAGGGGTGTACGGCTTGAGGCTTCGAAAAGGGGGACCATGTGTGACACACTCCCGATCCAGGTGGTTGCGGGTCTTGGCAACCCAGGCAAAGCCTACGAGCAGACTCGCCACAACGTCGGTTTCATGGTCATTGATGACTGGGCACAGCATCAGGATTGGAAATGGAAGCGCAGTTTTCGCTTCAGGGGCGAATGGAGCAGAGCAACCTGGATGGAGCGGGAGATGTTTTTGATCAAACCCCACACCTTCATGAATGCATCCGGCACCAGTCTCGTGGCACTCTTGCGCTATTTCAAGCTTGAGCCGCAGCAGGTGTTGTGCATCTACGACGATATCACGCTGCCATTCGGCAGACTGAAGGTGTCGGTCGGAGGTGGTCACGGTGGTCACAACGGCATCCGGGACGTTCAGGACAAACTGGGCAACGAATTCACCCGTTTGCGGGTGGGCATTGGCGCAAAGCCCACACATGAGTTGGACTTGAAGGATTGGGTGCTCAGTCCATTCCAACGGGCGGAAATCGACCAACTGAAGAAGCAATTTGAGTTTTATAGGAACAGTATCGAGCGCATCCTCCGGGAAGGTTCGGTATTGGCTATGAATACGATCAACCAAAAAACAGAATAACCTAACCTATAAAGGATATATGGCAGTAAAAACCAACACAGCGTATCGGGCGACATTCATTCTCGATACGCGAGGCGTCGAGGAGTCCGTTGACTCACTCTATGAGCAGATCACAACCGTTCTTGAGGGACTGGGGTGTGAAGTCACCAAAGTTGAAAACCACGGAACCCGTGAATTTGCGCGGGCATCACGCAACAGCAAACAGAGTTCCGGAGTCTACGTTCAGTATTATTTCACTGCTGAAGCAACCGTTCCGGCAGCACTGAAGGAGAAGTTCCGCCTCGACAATCGCGTCGACCGGATTATCGTGGAAAAAGTCTGAACTCTGAACCGAAAGATCAATATTTGAGAATGAAGTTTTGAGGTCGTTTTTCACTCCAACCCCGCTCCAACCATGGCTAATTTTAACAAAGTAATCATCGTAGGTAACCTCACCAGAGATCCCGAAGTTCGTGTAACCCCGCAGGGGCTGACGATCTGCAAGTTGGCTCTGGCGGTGAATCGAAATTACCGGACAGCCAATGGAGAGGATCAAGAGGAGACGACCTACGTGGATGTTGACGCATTTGGAAAACCCGCAGAGATCATTGCAAAGTACATGGGCAAGGGCCGTCCGCTTCTGGTGGAAGGTCGCCTGAAAACCGACTCCTGGACCAATCAGGCCGGTGAAAAACGAAGCAAGCTCAAGGTGGTTTTGGAGAATTTCCAGTTCATGGGAGGCCGTGGTGATGAAGGCGGTGAAGCAGGCCGGGGGTATAACTCGGCTCCGCAGAGCAGCTCTTCGGACGACAGCGTTCCTGGGGATTATGATTCCAAAGATGGTGACGAAGACATCCCGTTCTGACGAAACCTATTTTCGCAACGAACGAGGAACCAATCATGGCAACTACTGAAATACTTTTATTACAGCCCGTGGAAAATCTGGGCGCAGAGGGAGACACCGTCAAAGTGAAGGCTGGTTATGCACGCAACTTCCTGTTGCCCCGCAAGCTGGCACTTCCCGTGACCCAGGCCAACCGCAAGTATGTCGAATCGCTGCAGGCACGTCGTGCTCAGCGCGAGGCAAAAGAGATCGCTGGCGCCGAAGAAATCAAGGCGAAGATTGAAAAGATCGAGATGGTCTTTGAAGTCAAAACCGGCGAAGAGGGTGTCTTTGGTGCGGTTACTGCAGCCGATCTCATTGAGCGCTTTAAGGAGAAGGGCATTGAACTGGATAAGAAGCAGCTTTCGCTTTACACCCCGGCCAAGAGCCTGGGCAAGCATAGCACCCGTATCCGCTTGCACCGTGAGGTGAGCTTTGAATTCGAATTCGAACTCAAGGCAGAAGGTGGCGACGAGGAAGCATCCAGCGAGCAGGCCTGATCCCAAGGCGACAGCGTCGATTTAAATCCCGAAAGGAGTCTGTTCACACACAGGCTCCTTTCTGTTTTGTGCACCCTTACACGGGATTTGACTGTAAGGCTTTGGCTTAGGAATGAGCATCACGGCAGGATGCAGCGGATGTGTGAACAACTCGTTTACAAATTCCCGTTTTTTCCCTTTCAGCCCCGACGGAATTGCGCTATAGATGTCAGCTTTTCTATCCGTCAACAGCCATCACGGAACCCCATCCGGATCCAGACTGTTATTGCATGCCACGCACTCCCAATCATCGCGAATCCTATCATCACACTCCAGACGTGGATCGATTCCCATCGGACCCTGCGCTGCAGGATCCCCATAACCTGGACGCTGAGCAGGGGCTGATCGCAAGCTGCCTGCTTGATGGCAGCAATGAAGTGCTGGCGGAGTGTTTCAGCAGGGGTATTTCGGCAGATTCTTTTTACAGTCCTGCCAATAAGATTCTGTTTCAGGCGATCTGCAAAATTTTTGATGAAGGGAAACCACCTGACCTGATCATCCTGATTGAGCACCTCCGCTCGAAAAAATTGCTCGAAAATGCAGGGGGCATTCCCTACATCAATCAGCTCTCGTCCCGCATTGAAACTCCTGTACATGCGCGGTATTGGATGGATATTGTGCGGGAGAAGGCGCTGCTGCGTTCACTCAAGCGCACGTCTGAAACCATCATTCAGGAAATTTATGACTCTCCCCCTGCGATTGCCGAGTTTCTGGGCAGTGTGGAGGAGCGAATCTTCAAACTGGGAAATGACCTGATCACCAACTCAACCGTGCACATCGCAACTCCGGTTGAGGAGGCATCTGCGTTGATCCACAAGATGATCAAACGCGAAGTCAGCGATGTGGGGCTGATGACAGGGTATAAGGACTTTGATGCAATGACCTATGGATTGCATCCGCAGGAAATGATTGTTCTGGCGGCACGTCCTTCGGTGGGAAAAACCAGTTTGGCGATGAATATCGCCGAACACGTTGCCTGCGGCATTGCGCAGAATAAATTCAAAAAAGGTGGCGTGCTGGTGTTCAGCCTCGAAATGGGAGCGGATCAGCTGGCAATGCGTCTGTTGACCTGCCGGGCACGTGTCAGCATGGCGCGCATCCGCGACGGATTTTGTGATTCTGATGAACAGAAACGCCTTGCCATTGCGGCAAAGGAGCTGAAAAACGCTCCGATCTGGATTGATGACTCCGGTTCGTCAAACGTGCTGGAACTTCGCGCCAAGGCGCGCCGTCTCTCCCAGAAAGAAGACATCAAACTGGTCGTGGTGGATTATCTTCAATTGATCAATGGAGATTCGTCGATGTCCCGGGAGAACCAGATCGCTGATATTTCGCGGCAGATGAAGGCCATGGCCAAGGAACTGAAAGTTCCGGTGCTCGTGCTCAGTCAGCTCAATCGTGAATCCGAAAAAGAGAAGCGAGACCCACGCCTTTCGGATCTGCGTGAGTCCGGTTCCATCGAGCAGGATGCCGATGTGGTCATGATGCTCAGTCGCCCCCGAAAACACGATGATGATGGAGATTCGGATAAAGGGGAGATACAGCTACCTTCGGACTTTGAACACATCAAACTGATCATCGCAAAGCAGCGCAACGGACCTGTTGGGGTTGTGGACCTGAATTTCGTGAGGCGCTACACGCGATATGAGAATTTTGCACGCCCTGAAGACCATTTGAACGATCCCCTTTAGAAAACGTCGTATTTTATACTCAATTCCCGATAATTTTGTTTACTCACGCTTTCCTATCGGCATTTATCCAGAGAAAGCCTAACAGCACCATGCGTAATTCATTGATCTGTCTCCGAGCTATCCTTCCAATTGTATTGTTGGCTTTCCCCTTGTCTTTTGTGGGCGCACAAGACCGCACCCCACCGAAAGTGGCCTCGGTCGAAATTGTGTTCGAGGGATTCAAGAACATCTCAGAACAATACGTTCGTGGGAACATCAAGATAAAGGGTGGCGACGTCTATGACCAAGCTGTGGTCGATGATTCGGTGAAGAGTCTCTACCGCACGGGCTTGTTCGAATTCATTGATGTCCAGGTATCCGATGTCGATACTGCAACTGTGGGCATTGTCTTTAACGTTCGGCCCAAATATCGACTGGAGAATGTGTATTTTCAGGGAAACGAAAGGGCGAGTGACCGACGCCTGCTGCAGGAAGTGAACATCCGTCGAGGGCAGTTCATTGACGAGTTTAACATCAAGTCGAACGCTGACAAGATCCAGGAATATTACATCAAGCGAGGTTTTTCCGAAGTCGAGATTTCCTATGAGATCGAACGCAATGAAACCAATGGATTGGGTGTTGTCACCTTTACCATCAATGAGGGTAAGAAGATCAAGATTGCGGACATTGATTTTATTGGCAATGAACTGGTAAAAGACCGCAAGCTTCGGGGTCAGATGGAGACCAAGAAGTGGGGTTGGTTCTCCTGGCTCACGGGAAATGGGAAATTCGACGACGAGGAGTTTCGCGAGAGTCTCGATTCTGTGATCGAATTCTACCAGAACGAGGGTTTTCTCGATGTGGAAATTGACGAGGAGAACATTCAACTCGATGTGGAAAAAGGCAGAAAGATGCGCATTTCCATTCCGGTCAGTGAAGGTCGGCAGTATCGCCTTGGATCACTGACAGTGAAGGGCAATACCGTCTACACCGAGTCGGAGTTGCTTCGCATGGTTCCGTTGATCCCAGGCATGGTGTTTTCTCCGGAGAAGGTCGATGAAGCGGGCGAAAACATTCAGAAGTATTACGGTTCCCAGGGCTACCTTGAGAGTTATGTTCGTGCGGAACGGGTACCCAATGTGCAGACTGGTCGCATTGACATCGTGTTTCAGGTGCAGGAATCTGAGAAGGTTTACGTGGAAAACCTGAATATTCAGGGTAATACGACCACCAAAACCATCGTCATCCTGCGCGAGCTTGCGTTGGCACCGGGTGATGTCTTCGACATGATTCGCATGGAGAACAGCAAACTCCGCCTGGAAAACTCCCGTTATTTTGAAAGCGTGAATGTGGCTCCTGAGGAAACCAATATTCCCGGACGCAAGAATTTGCGTGTGATCGTGGAAGAAGGGCGTACGGGCAACTTCACTTTTGGAGCCGGGTTCAGTTCCCTCGAACAGGCATCATTTTTCACGGAAATCTCGATGGGCAACTTCGACATCACGAACTGGCGCAGCTTCTTCCAGGGAGATGGGCAGAAGTTCCGTGTGCGAGTTTCGGTGGGATCGCGTCGCAATGAAACCGTGATCGAGTTTCAGGAACCTTGGTTGTTTGAAAAGCGCCTCGGCTTGGGGGTTCAGCTCTTCCGTGAAGAGACCGACAACCTGATCGCTGAGTATGACCAGATGGCAACGGGTTTGAGCCTCTCCCTCCGCCAGCGTCTTTTTGAACTAGTGGAAGGGGTTTATTCCTACCGTCTTGAGCGCATCGAACTGACCAACGTCAGCCCCGAACTTGTTGCGGTATATGGACCCTCTGCGTTCCAGGATTTCACCGCATCACGTGTTGGCTTCCAGATCCTGCGGGATACGCGCAACCGTATTTCTTTCACCAGTTCCGGAGACCGCTTTAGTTGGTTCAATCAGGTATCCGGTTCTGCGTTTGGCGGTGACATCAACAATTGGCGCACTGAGCTGCGCATCGGAAAATGGATTCCCACTTTCAATACGCTTGGTCAGAGCTTTTCGGTGCTGATGCGCGCGGGTTCCATCACGGCGATGGAAGATGATGAAATCATTCGCCCATCTGAGCGATTCTACCTTGGCGGACCCGATGACTTGCGTGGATTTGATTACCGCAAGGTGGGTCCGAAATCCACCAATGGAGGCATCA comes from the Puniceicoccaceae bacterium genome and includes:
- the ssb gene encoding single-stranded DNA-binding protein translates to MANFNKVIIVGNLTRDPEVRVTPQGLTICKLALAVNRNYRTANGEDQEETTYVDVDAFGKPAEIIAKYMGKGRPLLVEGRLKTDSWTNQAGEKRSKLKVVLENFQFMGGRGDEGGEAGRGYNSAPQSSSSDDSVPGDYDSKDGDEDIPF
- the rplI gene encoding 50S ribosomal protein L9 → MATTEILLLQPVENLGAEGDTVKVKAGYARNFLLPRKLALPVTQANRKYVESLQARRAQREAKEIAGAEEIKAKIEKIEMVFEVKTGEEGVFGAVTAADLIERFKEKGIELDKKQLSLYTPAKSLGKHSTRIRLHREVSFEFEFELKAEGGDEEASSEQA
- the pth gene encoding aminoacyl-tRNA hydrolase, producing the protein MCDTLPIQVVAGLGNPGKAYEQTRHNVGFMVIDDWAQHQDWKWKRSFRFRGEWSRATWMEREMFLIKPHTFMNASGTSLVALLRYFKLEPQQVLCIYDDITLPFGRLKVSVGGGHGGHNGIRDVQDKLGNEFTRLRVGIGAKPTHELDLKDWVLSPFQRAEIDQLKKQFEFYRNSIERILREGSVLAMNTINQKTE
- a CDS encoding YceI family protein; this translates as MLPKAENCSFIEPSELSDLNAVIIDVRTVEAFDEVRLPGSVNHCVYEVVFTETLSKAYPEKHVPLVVYGEGPPWQADLAAVGRLNALGYTRVFVLRGGLSRWISEGRTTEGSGPAPVSIQAGQFRLDAKRSKVRWVGRNLTNQHDGTVECKHGFMELDEAGTPIAGEVVVDLTRMSCRDIEDKSLAGVLIAHLQNADFFDVAKFPEASFVLHSSERMQGASYGKPNFRVSGSLTARGRSIPLVFDALVESTGDGIVFQANFNFDRVSLGACYGSGRLFERLGMHLVNDLVSMDIGLVFEV
- the bamA gene encoding outer membrane protein assembly factor BamA; this encodes MRNSLICLRAILPIVLLAFPLSFVGAQDRTPPKVASVEIVFEGFKNISEQYVRGNIKIKGGDVYDQAVVDDSVKSLYRTGLFEFIDVQVSDVDTATVGIVFNVRPKYRLENVYFQGNERASDRRLLQEVNIRRGQFIDEFNIKSNADKIQEYYIKRGFSEVEISYEIERNETNGLGVVTFTINEGKKIKIADIDFIGNELVKDRKLRGQMETKKWGWFSWLTGNGKFDDEEFRESLDSVIEFYQNEGFLDVEIDEENIQLDVEKGRKMRISIPVSEGRQYRLGSLTVKGNTVYTESELLRMVPLIPGMVFSPEKVDEAGENIQKYYGSQGYLESYVRAERVPNVQTGRIDIVFQVQESEKVYVENLNIQGNTTTKTIVILRELALAPGDVFDMIRMENSKLRLENSRYFESVNVAPEETNIPGRKNLRVIVEEGRTGNFTFGAGFSSLEQASFFTEISMGNFDITNWRSFFQGDGQKFRVRVSVGSRRNETVIEFQEPWLFEKRLGLGVQLFREETDNLIAEYDQMATGLSLSLRQRLFELVEGVYSYRLERIELTNVSPELVAVYGPSAFQDFTASRVGFQILRDTRNRISFTSSGDRFSWFNQVSGSAFGGDINNWRTELRIGKWIPTFNTLGQSFSVLMRAGSITAMEDDEIIRPSERFYLGGPDDLRGFDYRKVGPKSTNGGIIGGQSYGMVSMQYGFQISPQFQFVTFYDWGFVNESDFDFGVDGFNDNVGVGIRILVMGAPMRLDYGIPLTTDEFNDGDGGQFHFTFGTRF
- a CDS encoding 30S ribosomal protein S6 gives rise to the protein MAVKTNTAYRATFILDTRGVEESVDSLYEQITTVLEGLGCEVTKVENHGTREFARASRNSKQSSGVYVQYYFTAEATVPAALKEKFRLDNRVDRIIVEKV
- a CDS encoding 50S ribosomal protein L25; the protein is MEALLLKVNERTAVGTSAAKKIRSEGKIPVNLYGPSGNRELTVDASEFRVFYKQVKDQSALFEIEDTSGKQTRCLIEDVQVDAMSRKVIHVDLREIAKGVELHAHVPVHVKGTAFGVKNQGGVIEVVAHELEVRCLPRNLPKELLVDVSELKVHDSLHVRDLVAPEGVVILNPGDEVVVSCATSAKMETTTAEEEEESEED
- a CDS encoding CusA/CzcA family heavy metal efflux RND transporter — protein: MFQKIIDTSLHNKLVIVLLTMAVIAGGYWSYRQLPVDAFPDVSPALVQVFTVTKGLGPEEVEKFVTFPVEAAMSGLPKVKEIRSVSNFGLSVVSVYFEEDTDIYFARQVVGERLSEAREAIPEGFGEPEMGPISTGQGLVLYYNLIDTTGEYSLEELRTIQDWIVKYNLQTVPGVTEVLGIGGFVKQFQVNIDPDALLRYNISLKGVIERIEANNQNVGGQFIERNGEMFIVRSEGLAQDIRDLERIVITHEDGTPIFLNDVATVEIGGEIRQGLQTRNGSEEVVSGMVIKLYGTNSSTVIEAVEAKLAEIEAALPEGVVIDPYYQQKTLVESSVRTVTSALLQGIALVVLVLLVFIGGFRPSIVVSLAIPFSVLFATVAMYYFGISANLMSLGGLAIAIGMMVDGTIVMVENTDRLLRSSVSGESKSRTISRACLEVAQPITFAILIVVLVFIPLFTLQGVEGKMFRPLAYTVALAMFGSLIYALIGAPVFSALFMRKPRSKKGAEASSPREVWVVRQLVTVYRPIVRLFVHVRILAITVALVLIAVGAWIFPKLGSEFTPRLMEGDIIANLSMAPSVSLEETKRNSLIAETRLLQIPEIEQAISRIGRGEVGAHADPINSVHMMVVLKDKLQWREGFGQVDIENAMREVLAGMPGVQVNITQPIQLSVDELIGGTKAQLAVKLFGSDLDVLKEQGDAIAAIVGDIEGAADVQTGQVIGSPQIVVRPDREAIARHGLNLAEVQGLIEAAVGGVEAGQIYEGVQRYDIYVRYREEARDSIEDLRHLIVQTHEGTLLPLDELATIREIVGPRQIVRENNQRYLEIQANVVGRDIGSFVEEAQAALDSQLTLPPGYLISWGGQYELQQEANQRLVIVIPVTLALIALLLYISFGSIKNTVLILLNIPLALVGGVVGLWLAGENLSAPSSIGFIALFGIALGNGMVLLTYLNQLIREGKAVDEASIEGACLRVRPVLMTAGTTLLGLLPLLLATGTGSEVQRPLAVVVIGGLVSSTMLTLIVLPALYKWFAINPNQEA
- the dnaB gene encoding replicative DNA helicase, producing the protein MPRTPNHRESYHHTPDVDRFPSDPALQDPHNLDAEQGLIASCLLDGSNEVLAECFSRGISADSFYSPANKILFQAICKIFDEGKPPDLIILIEHLRSKKLLENAGGIPYINQLSSRIETPVHARYWMDIVREKALLRSLKRTSETIIQEIYDSPPAIAEFLGSVEERIFKLGNDLITNSTVHIATPVEEASALIHKMIKREVSDVGLMTGYKDFDAMTYGLHPQEMIVLAARPSVGKTSLAMNIAEHVACGIAQNKFKKGGVLVFSLEMGADQLAMRLLTCRARVSMARIRDGFCDSDEQKRLAIAAKELKNAPIWIDDSGSSNVLELRAKARRLSQKEDIKLVVVDYLQLINGDSSMSRENQIADISRQMKAMAKELKVPVLVLSQLNRESEKEKRDPRLSDLRESGSIEQDADVVMMLSRPRKHDDDGDSDKGEIQLPSDFEHIKLIIAKQRNGPVGVVDLNFVRRYTRYENFARPEDHLNDPL